AATGCCGCTACCTGATTTCCTGGAAGCATAATCGCACCACGATTCTGAAAAGGTTTCGTGACGCGGTACTTCTGAGCGTGGCGGTGGTTGTTCCGGCGACTTTCGTTGTTGCGCCCGGTGCTCTGAAAACAGTGCTTGCCGCCGGATTGATTGCCGGGCTGTTTGTCAGCTGGCTGGTTGAGCATGTCCGGGCCCGGGACCTGGAACAGGGGATGGCCCAGCACTGGGAAACCTCTGATCAGCTGGCCGATCAGATTGAACAGAATTATCGCAATACGAAGATGGCGGCCGCGGTAGGTGATGTCATTGCCAACCGGACCAGTATCAGCGAGGTCATCGATTCGGTGGTTCATGCGCTGGAAAAAACCCTTGATTATGACCGTGGTCTGATTCTGCTGGCCAATGAGCAGACCGGACGACTTGAGATCTGCGGCGCCTACGGTTATGTCGAACAGTTCATGGACCTTCTCACCGGGATTTCCTTCAATCTCAACAACCCCGACAGCCGCGGTATGTTTGTCGTGTCCTTTCGGCAGCAGAAACCGCTTCTGATCAACGATGTTGACAAAATTCAGGACTCTCTTTCCCCCAAGTCCAGGGAGTTCCTGCAGGCGCTGAAAACCCGGAGCTTTCTCTGTGTCCCGATCGTTCTGGAGGGCAAGTCGATCGGCATCCTGGCGGTTGATAACCTGGAATCGAAAAAGCCGCTGCTGGTGTCCGACGTCAACCTGCTGATGGGAATTGCCCCTTCGATTGCCCTCAGTATCCAGAATGCCCGACTGCTTGAAACCCGGGCGGCTCAGTTCGATTCAACCCTGCAGGTTCTGGCCGATTCGATCGATGCCCGCGATTTTCTTACCGCCGGCCATTCGGAAAAGGTTGCCGAGTATTCCGTCGGTATTGCCCGGGAGATGGGATTGAACGAAGAATACTGCCATGTTATCCGTCGCGCGGCTCTGCTCCATGACTACGGTAAAATCGGTATTCCCGATTCCATTCTGAAAAAATCCGGGCCGCTCAGCGAGGAGGAAAGAGCGGTTATCAGAACCCATCCGACACGGACCCGGCAGATCCTTGAAAAGGTCGCTTTCGAGGGACTGTACGCCGACATCCCGGAAATTTGTCATGCTCATCACGAAAAGTGGGACGGTACCGGCTATCCCAATGCCTTGAAGGGAGAAGAGATCCCGCTGGGTGCCAGGATTATTGCCGCCGCCGATTTTTTCGAGGCCATCACCGCGGATCGGCACTATCGGGAACCGATGGATATTTCCACCGCCCGGGAAATTTTTCTCGCTGAATCGGGAAAGCACTTTCAGCCCGAGGTCGTTTCTGCCTTCATTCGCTACCTGGAGCGGGTTTCATTGTGCATGCTTCCGGAAGAGCAGGGGAAGGTTCCGGTTTCGCGGCATCCCTGGGGACATCTCAAACAGCGAAGAGCCGGTTACCGGACCGAGGTTTCGGTCAAGGTGGCGCGCAAGGTGATCACCGGAACCAGCGTTCATATCGGTCCGGAAGAAATTTACATCAACAGCCACGAAGTTGGAAAACTGGCAGAAAATGACGAAGTCGCGGTCACCTTCGCCCTGCCGGCGCGACAGGGACTGATCCAGCTTCACGGCAAGGTGGTTGTGATCAATTCCGAGCCTCGTCCGGACCTGTTGCTTCCGGCAGGTTTTACGGTTCATTTCTCCAGCCTGGATTCAAAAACCAGGCAGGTCTTGAGTCATTATGTTGATGGGCATCCGGCGTCGAGATCCGGCCCATCTCTCTGAAACCCGTTGATTGATAAAGGATGTCGACTGATGAATTATCTTATGGAACACCCGGAAGAAGCCGCTCGCCTGGCAAAAAAAACCCGCTCGGAGCAGGTTGCCCGCCAGGCGTCCTGGGCCGGAATAAAGCCGGGGATGCGCGTGCTTGACGTCGGTTGTGGAGTTGGGAAAACTACGGCTGTGCTGAAGCAGGTCGTCGGTGAAACCGGCCACGCCACCGGGCTGGATCTGTCACCTTCACGCCTGCAGGAGGCGGCTGCCTCCTTCGCTGCTCCCGGGCTGGAGTTCGTACAGCATGACATTCGACAGCCCTACGTGTCCCCGGTGCAGTTCGACGCGGTCTGGATAAGGTTTTTGCTGGAATACTTTCGTGAAGACCAGTTGATGGTTGTCCGCAACGCGGTCCACAGTCTCAAACCGGGCGGGCTGCTGGTCGTCGGCGACCTCGACAATAACTGCCTGCTCCATTACGGTCATTCGCAGCGGATGGAAAACACCATCCAGGATGTGCTGCGCTGCCTGCAGGAGAACCATGATTTCGACCCCTACGCGGGGCGCAGGCTGTTCGCCCACATGGTGGATCTCGGGTTTGAGGCCATCGATGTGGCGGTTGAGGCCCATCATCTGTTTTTTGGTGAACTGAACCCGGTGGATGGTGAGAACTGGTTGAGTAAAGTCGAAGTCGCGGTCAAAAATTCCGGCTGTCGCTTTGCCGAATATGATGGTGATTTCGAGGCCGCCCTGACCGAATTCAAAGAGCATCTGTTCAATCCGCGGCGCTTTATCTACACCCCCCTGATCATGGTTCGGGGAACGAAGCCCCTGGGCTGACCTCGATCAGAGCTCGCATGACCTGAATCGGGGTGCTTGTGCCCGTCGGTTGTGCGCGTGAGTCCGGTCAGAATGCGGAACCGGTTTTGCCGTCTGCGGTAATGAGCCTTCTGCTTCGGACTTGACTCAGTGGGCCCCTTGTCGGCGGACAGCACAAGTCTTTGATCTGTCTGAGTTTCCCGGAAATCACCAGCGACCTATGGGAGCGCTGCAGATTTCTGGAAACCACATTCAGACCAGGCGCTTGCACTATTCATCCGACAGGAACTCACTGATTCAGGTCGAATACTATTCAATCCCGGTCATCGGCCGGGCCTGCTACCGTTAGGTAGGTTCTTATGACCATGGTTGCGGCTTCAGAAAATGTGTCCAGACAGGAGAACACCAGACCCGTTTCCCAGCGACAACTGGCTGATCGGGTGAACCGGCTGAACTTCCTTGAGGAACTGATCCTGGTTCAGTTTTCACATCTCAAGTACGGGCAGATGGTGACCGTTACGGCTGCTCCGTTGCCATGTGACGGGACCGCTCTTGAGGCCGGCTGGCGTTCTGAGCTACCCGAGAACTGCTCGCAATATGTCATCTCCGGGATTATTCTGCCCGGGACCCCGCGAGCCTTCGCTTTCGCGGTCGAGGATGCCCGTATCACGGCAGACGGGTTGGTTTGTCAGTTGCCGAAAAAGGGTCAGGCTCTGCCCAAGCGGCAATACTCCCGCATGCGTCCTTTGGCGGGGATCAAGGCCACCTTGTTTCAGCATGGGATCTGTTTTCAGGGAGTCCTGACCGATTTTTCCGCCCACGCGCTGTGTGTTGAGGTGGGGTTCGATACCCCCAACAGCCGCTACTGGATCATGCCCGACCAGGTCGTTCATCTTTCGCTGCAGAGTGACAAAGGGGTCATCTATTCCGGGGAGATGATGGTGATTCGCAGCGAGAACGGGGCCGACACCCTGTTGTTTGTCCTCGCCCCGGTCAACACGAATACCCCCAGGTTTCCCACCAAGAAGTATCGGGGACATCGGGCCTGCCTGCTGCCGGAACCGAGTCTGGCCTTCCGCCACCCGTTGACCGGGCGTTACCTTGAACTGAACGTGGCCGACCTGTCCGGCCTGGGAGTCTGTGTCGAAGAGGCACCGGAACGGTCGATGCTGATTGCCGGCATGATTCTTCCGGAGATGTGCATCAAGTTGGGAGCCGGTTTCGAAATCCCCTGTCGTGGCCAGGTTGTCTACCGGAATGAGTCGGATGACGGGGCCGGGGGGGCGCGGTGCGGCCTGACCCTGCTCGATATCGAAATTCAGGACCACCTGCTTCTGCTTTCGCTGCTGCAGCGGGCCCGCAACAGGCATTCTTATCTGAATCCCTCGGTCGATATCGAATCTCTCTGGGAGTTTTTTTTCGAAACCGGCTTTATTTACCCCTCCAAATACCTGTTGCTGGCCAAGCGTAAAGCAGGATTCCAGGAAACCTTCCGCAAGACCTACCTGGAGCAGACACCGATCGCCCGCCACTTCACGTTCCAGGTTGAAGGACAGATCGAGGCGCATCTTTCGGCCATCCGTCTCTATGAACAGACCTGGTTCCAGCAGCATCACGCGGCCCGGCGGTCCGGTAAACACGCCATCGGCTTCGAAGTTATCCAGCAGCTGGCTGAATATTTCTACAACGCCTGCTTCCTCAGCCGGGACAAGATCGGTTATGTCGCCGGCGTTTATCGGCCGGAAAACCGTTTCCCGCGAAAATATTACCGGGCGATCGTCAGCCAGCTGAAAAACAAGAAAGCCGCCAGTCTGGACGCATTTGCCTATTTCAAAACCATTCCCGAGATTGAAGATCAATGGGCCTGGGCCAAGGTCCCGCCCGATTGGCACGTGGCCCGAACTACCAGGGGCGACCTGGACGAATTGGCGGGGTTTTACGAGCAGATTTCAGGCGGCTGTATGATCGACGCGTTGGACCTGCAGCCGAAGATGATCGGCCGGACGGTGCTTGAGAAGGAATATCGGAACCTCGGCATGATCCGTCGTCGGCATCTTTATTCCATCAAGCGGGGCAGGGAACTGATGGCCGTGGTTGAACTGCATCAATCGGATACCGGCCTTTCTCTTTCCCGGATGGACCGGGTGATTTTCTGTTTCGTTCTCGGAGAGGATCTGCCCCCGGGGTTGTTGACGACCCTGGTCAGGGGGTTTGCCGATAAACTGGGATTGGATCACCCGCCGATGATGGTTTATCCCCGGGATTATGCCGACCGGCACGAACTTGAGGTTGACAAAACCTATGAAATGATGATTCTGAATGTTTATCACGGTGAAGAATATATGCAATTTCTCGATGATTTTATTGCGGCGCACAGTTCTGTCCGGTGATGAAGGACTGACTGAAACGGGGAGACATACAATGAAAAAGGTTTATCTGCTGTTGATTCTGCTGTTTGGAAACGTCGGGGATCTGCAGGCCTCCGGGTTCGGTGTTTTTACCCAGGGGGCTGCGGGACTGGGACAGGGAAATGCCGTTGTCGCGCATTCGCCGGGTCCTTCGAGTCTTTATTTCAATCCCGCCCTGCTGACCGAGGTGCCCGGAACCCGGGTTGAGGCGGGGACAACCCTTGTCTATGCGGACCGGGATTTCACCAGTGACCTCACTGGTAACCGGGAGCCGGGTGACGACGCGCTGCAGTTCCCGAGTACCTTCTATGCCACGCACCAGTTCGATGACCGTTGGAGCGCCGGGTTGGGGCTGTTTTTTCCGTTCGGTCTTGCGACCGAGTGGGATGAAAGCTGGGAGGGACGTTATATCGCCACCCGGTCCGACCTGTTCACCTTCAATATCAATCCGGTTCTTGCCTGCCGACTCAGTGACCGGGTTTCCATTGCCGCCGGGCTTGATGTCCTTTATCTTGACGCCGAACTGGAACGGCAGATCAATTCCACCGGGCTCGGCATTATCCTCAATCCTCCGGGCGGTTTCGGCCCCCTGACGGATGCCGGTCAGCAGTTTTCCGGCGATGGCTGGGGGGTCGGCTATAATATTGGCCTGTTTGTCAGGGTGAGCGACCGGGTGAATTTCGGCGCAACCTTCCGCAGCCATATCGATGTCGATGTCGATGGCAACCTCAACTTTTCCATTCCCCCTGACGCGGCGATGCTGGCCTCGGTCCTGACCGATACCAGTGGGCATGCTGATGTCCGTCTGCCCCGCCAGGCGACTTTCGGTCTGGCCTGGGAGGCGAGCGGACAGTTGACGCTGGAGGTCGGTGGGCGCTGGGAAGACTGGAGTTCGACCGACGAGTTGCGGGTCGATCTCGACCAGCCTGTTCTGGGACAATCAAGCGATGTCATGCCGCGTGACTGGGATGATACCTGGGCCTTCAACATCGGTGGGGAGTATCAGCTGAACGATACGGTGGCTCTCAGGGCCGGTTATCTCTACAGTGACAATCCGGTTCCGGCATCGACCTTCGACCCCTCCGTGCCCGACGCCGATGCGCAACTGCTGACCCTTGGGGCCGGTTTTTCCCTGGATCGCTGGACCCTTGACCTGGCCTATGGCTTTGAGCATCACCGCAGCCGGAATAAAAACAATGCGGTGGGGGCGTCAACCGGGTTCGCGGCCAATGGCAAGTACAGCACCGATCTGCACCTGGTCGCCGCCAGTCTCGCTTACCAGTTTTGAATAACTGATCTTGCAGGGGGCAAAAAAGCGGGACCGCCGATTGGCGGTCCCGCTTTTTTTGCGTGTAAGCAGGTGGCTTGTCAGCCGAGAATCTGCTTCAGGTCTTCTTCCGGGGTGCTGATCGGGGCGATGTTGAAGTTCTCGACCAGGAAGTTCAGCACGTTGGGAGTGATGAAGGCCGGCAGTGTGGGGCCGAGTTTGATGTCTTTGATTCCCAGGTGCAGCAGGGTCAGCAGGATGGCGACCGCCTTCTGTTCATACCAGGAGAGGATGAAGGAGAGCGGCAGGTCGTTGACTCCGCAGTCGAAGGCGTCCGCCAGGGCGACTGCGATCTGCACCGCCGAGTAGGCGTCGTTGCACTGACCGATATCGAGCAGTCGCGGGATGCCGCCGATGTCGCCGAATTCCATCTTGTTGAAGCGGTATTTTCCGCAGGCCAGGGTCAGGATGACGGTGTCCTTGGGAGCTTGTTCTGCAAACTCGGTGTAGTAATTGCGGCCCGGTTTGGCGCCGTCGCAGCCGCCGACCAGGAAGAAGTGCTTGATCGCGCCGGACTTGACCGCCTCGATCACCTTGTCAGCGACACCGAGTACGGCGTTGTGACCGAAACCGGTGAGAATCTCCTGCCCCGGGTTGTCCTCAAAACCTTCACAGGCCAGGGCACAGTCGATCACTGCGGAGAAATCCCAGCCTTCAACATGCTTGATGTCGGGGAACTGTACGCGTCCCCAGGTGAAGAGCCGGTCCTTGTAGTTCTCGGCCGGGCGCTGAATACAGTTGGTGTTGAAAATGATCGCGCCGGGGAAGGCCTGGAATTCCTTGTGCTGGTCCTGCCAGGCACCGCCGTAGTTGCCGACCAGGTGAGCATATTTCTTCAGCCCCGGGTAGCCGTGTGCCGGCAGCATTTCGCCATGAGTGTAGATGTTGATGCCCTTGCCTTCAGTCTGGATCAGCAACTCCTCCAGGAAGCGCAGATCATGACCGGAAACCAGGATCGCCTTGCCGGCCTTGGTGCCGAGTTGCACCGGGGTCGGTACCGGATGTCCGTAGCGGTCGGTGTGGGCCTTGTTGAGCAGTTCCATGGTGACCAGGTTGATACGGCCGGTTTCCATGGCAATGCCGACGTAGTCCATCAGGCCGAGGCTGTCGTCGAGCAGTTGGGAGAGGGCCTTGTGGGTGAAGGCATAGATTTCATCGCTCTCACGTTCGAGGATGATGGCGTGGTCGGCATAGGCTGCATAGCCCTTGATGCCGAACAGGATGGTGCTGCGCATCGACTGTACATCGGGATCGATGGCCGGATCCTTGACGCCGTGCAGCTGGGCAAGGGCGAGCTGGGCGGCCCGGTCGGCGGGGAAGTCCCATGCCTGCGCGGCCGGCGGAACCTGACCGTTGTAGGCGCCGCCGTTGGCTTTTTCGAACAGAGCCTGGGCCTGGTTGCGGTACGCGACGGCTTCACTGACGACCTTGGCGACCGAGTCATCATCGAAATCGACGTTGGTGACGGTGGTGAACAATGCCTCGATGACGAAGCGGTCGATAGCGGAATCTTTGGCCCCTTTTTCGCGGGCAAGGTTGGCCCAGAAGCTGATGCCCTTGACGGTGTAGACCAGCAGGTCCTGCAGATCGGAGGTGGTCGCCTGCTTGCCGCAGACACCGACCTTGTCGCATCCGGTTCCCTTGGCGGCGGTTTCACATTGGTAACAGAACATAATGGTTTTCTCCTTTTGGGTGTTTTGGGGTTTGACCCGTCTAGTGCTATCGTATTTTTTCAGGATGTCAATTGTCCGGAACCATCGGCAGCTTCGGTACGCTATAATGATTTCCGTCCGATTGAACTGGCGTCACCTTAGCGCCGTTTTGTCCACCTCAACCTTGACGCAAATCAAAGCCACTGATTTTTTTGAGGAGATTTTTCATTTTGACTGTTCCTGACCGCAACTACTGGCTGATGAAATCGGAACCCGGCTGTTATGGATTGCAGACTCTGAAGGATGAACCGGAGCAGATCACCTGCTGGGACGGAGTTCGCAACTATCAGGCCCGCAATCTGTTGCGGGATCGGATCCGGGTCGGCGACGGGGTTCTTTTCTATCACAGCAACATCCGGTGGCCGGCCGTGGTCGGACTGGCCGAGGTGGTTCGTGACAGCTATCCCGACCACACCGCGCTCGACCCGAACGCCGATCATTTCGATCCGAAGTCCAGTGTGGACAACCCGGTCTGGTATATGGTCGACATCCAGTATCGGGCGACGCTGCCGCGGCCTCTGACCCGGGTCGATCTGGCCGGCCACCCCGTCCTGTCCGGCATGGGGGTGCTGAAAAAGGGCAATCGTCTTTCGGTTCAGCCGGTCAGCGCCGCCGAGTGGCGGGCGATCCTTGAGCTGAGCGGTCTGCCCGATCCGCTGACAGGAGGACGCCGCCCGTGAAACCTGCCGTCAAGATTATCGGCTGGGGGCTGGTTCTGCTCTGCCTGGGAGGACTTGCGCTCTTTCTGCTGGCCCGGGTGTTGATCACGCCGGAAAGAGTCCGGCAGGCGGTGGTGCCGGTCGTGGAACGGGTGTTTGAACGTCCGGTCGAGATCGGGATGGTCGATATCGATCTTTTCAGCGGCATCACTCTGGATAAGCTGGTGGTTCCGGCCAAGGGGGGGGAGCCGTTGCTGCAGGTCGATCGGGTAGTGCTGCGGTACCGTTTCTGGGCCCTGTTGACCGGGCAGCTGATGATTGACCGGGTTCGCCTTGAACATCCGGTCGCCCGCCTGCAGCGTACCGCTGCCGGTGCCTGGGTTTTTGCCGGTCTGCCGGCATCCGCTGAGCAGGATACCGCCGTTGCTCCGCAAACATCGCCGGTTCCGGCCCCGGGTGGCAGCGACCGGGATGACGGATTGCCCTTCAAGCTGCTGATACGGGCCGTCGATGTGACCAACGGGCAGCTGGACGTGACCGACCGACGGCTCAACCCCAGGGCACCGTACCGGTTTGTGCTTCAGAATATCAATCTCCGGGTGCAGAATCTCTCCCTGGAAAACCCCTTCCCGATTGCTGTCGCGCTGGAACTCAACGGCGGACGGGTCGAACTGGACGGTCTGCTTGATCCGCAACGCCGCAAGCATGATCTGCAGCTGCGGTTTACCGACTTCGACCTGGCGCCGCTGGCTCCTTACGGCAAAGATCTGCTGCCGGGAATTTTCAGTCGCGCGCAACTGCAGGGGACGCTCCAGTTCGCCGGTAACAGGAAAGATTTCAGTCTCGGCGGAGAGCTTCGCCTGCAACAGGTTTATCTTGAACTTGATGCGTTGCGCAACCTGCCGATTCAGAATGCCGTCCTGGTCATTGCTCCCGATCTCAATGTCAACAGGACCACCGGGCTGGTCACGTTCGGTCCGACCATGATCAGCTACAACGGGATCAGTGTCAGGATCCAGGGCAATCTGGATCATCTGGACAAGGTGCCGCGAGCCGAATTGCGGCTCAGTTGGCAGGACCAGGATATGCGGGCTATTCTCAACGCACTTCCGGCCGGTCTGCTGCCGCAGCTGGGGCAGCTTGATCCCGCCGGGAAGATATCCGGATCGCTGGGGTTGCGGGGACCGCTTGATGATCCGGCTTCGCTGCTGCAGGCGGGAGAACTGACGCTTGATGCTGTTCAGGTCAATCTTGGCCGTCTGCGGCCCGCCCTGAGCGGAACCCTGCAGCTGGTGGGACACGGTCTGGCGAGTCGGAAACTGCAGTTGCGGATCGGCGATGAAACCGCCCTGCTGCAACTGGCGGTCAAGGATGTTACGCAGAAGCCGTTGCAGCTGCAGAGCCGGTTTTCGGCTGAGTCCTTCAATTTCGACAAGGTTTTCCCCGCGACATCGCTGCCGGATGATACGGCCGCTTCCGGGGATGG
The genomic region above belongs to Geothermobacter hydrogeniphilus and contains:
- a CDS encoding HD-GYP domain-containing protein, producing MQSAALYNSRIIDTYLKLLRARYPDVDCSAILQYAGMEPYETADQGHWFSQQQIDLFYEKCVQLTGNENIAREAGRFAASPGTLGAMRQYGLSLAGPLKAFSLIGTSTRKFTRSSDYSFRKISNTRVEVVVTTRPGVAEKHFQCDNRVGFFEAIINGFNVGAPKIEHPECMFRGGRQCRYLISWKHNRTTILKRFRDAVLLSVAVVVPATFVVAPGALKTVLAAGLIAGLFVSWLVEHVRARDLEQGMAQHWETSDQLADQIEQNYRNTKMAAAVGDVIANRTSISEVIDSVVHALEKTLDYDRGLILLANEQTGRLEICGAYGYVEQFMDLLTGISFNLNNPDSRGMFVVSFRQQKPLLINDVDKIQDSLSPKSREFLQALKTRSFLCVPIVLEGKSIGILAVDNLESKKPLLVSDVNLLMGIAPSIALSIQNARLLETRAAQFDSTLQVLADSIDARDFLTAGHSEKVAEYSVGIAREMGLNEEYCHVIRRAALLHDYGKIGIPDSILKKSGPLSEEERAVIRTHPTRTRQILEKVAFEGLYADIPEICHAHHEKWDGTGYPNALKGEEIPLGARIIAAADFFEAITADRHYREPMDISTAREIFLAESGKHFQPEVVSAFIRYLERVSLCMLPEEQGKVPVSRHPWGHLKQRRAGYRTEVSVKVARKVITGTSVHIGPEEIYINSHEVGKLAENDEVAVTFALPARQGLIQLHGKVVVINSEPRPDLLLPAGFTVHFSSLDSKTRQVLSHYVDGHPASRSGPSL
- a CDS encoding class I SAM-dependent methyltransferase, which codes for MNYLMEHPEEAARLAKKTRSEQVARQASWAGIKPGMRVLDVGCGVGKTTAVLKQVVGETGHATGLDLSPSRLQEAAASFAAPGLEFVQHDIRQPYVSPVQFDAVWIRFLLEYFREDQLMVVRNAVHSLKPGGLLVVGDLDNNCLLHYGHSQRMENTIQDVLRCLQENHDFDPYAGRRLFAHMVDLGFEAIDVAVEAHHLFFGELNPVDGENWLSKVEVAVKNSGCRFAEYDGDFEAALTEFKEHLFNPRRFIYTPLIMVRGTKPLG
- a CDS encoding OmpP1/FadL family transporter, coding for MKKVYLLLILLFGNVGDLQASGFGVFTQGAAGLGQGNAVVAHSPGPSSLYFNPALLTEVPGTRVEAGTTLVYADRDFTSDLTGNREPGDDALQFPSTFYATHQFDDRWSAGLGLFFPFGLATEWDESWEGRYIATRSDLFTFNINPVLACRLSDRVSIAAGLDVLYLDAELERQINSTGLGIILNPPGGFGPLTDAGQQFSGDGWGVGYNIGLFVRVSDRVNFGATFRSHIDVDVDGNLNFSIPPDAAMLASVLTDTSGHADVRLPRQATFGLAWEASGQLTLEVGGRWEDWSSTDELRVDLDQPVLGQSSDVMPRDWDDTWAFNIGGEYQLNDTVALRAGYLYSDNPVPASTFDPSVPDADAQLLTLGAGFSLDRWTLDLAYGFEHHRSRNKNNAVGASTGFAANGKYSTDLHLVAASLAYQF
- the hcp gene encoding hydroxylamine reductase, which encodes MFCYQCETAAKGTGCDKVGVCGKQATTSDLQDLLVYTVKGISFWANLAREKGAKDSAIDRFVIEALFTTVTNVDFDDDSVAKVVSEAVAYRNQAQALFEKANGGAYNGQVPPAAQAWDFPADRAAQLALAQLHGVKDPAIDPDVQSMRSTILFGIKGYAAYADHAIILERESDEIYAFTHKALSQLLDDSLGLMDYVGIAMETGRINLVTMELLNKAHTDRYGHPVPTPVQLGTKAGKAILVSGHDLRFLEELLIQTEGKGINIYTHGEMLPAHGYPGLKKYAHLVGNYGGAWQDQHKEFQAFPGAIIFNTNCIQRPAENYKDRLFTWGRVQFPDIKHVEGWDFSAVIDCALACEGFEDNPGQEILTGFGHNAVLGVADKVIEAVKSGAIKHFFLVGGCDGAKPGRNYYTEFAEQAPKDTVILTLACGKYRFNKMEFGDIGGIPRLLDIGQCNDAYSAVQIAVALADAFDCGVNDLPLSFILSWYEQKAVAILLTLLHLGIKDIKLGPTLPAFITPNVLNFLVENFNIAPISTPEEDLKQILG
- a CDS encoding EVE domain-containing protein, producing the protein MKSEPGCYGLQTLKDEPEQITCWDGVRNYQARNLLRDRIRVGDGVLFYHSNIRWPAVVGLAEVVRDSYPDHTALDPNADHFDPKSSVDNPVWYMVDIQYRATLPRPLTRVDLAGHPVLSGMGVLKKGNRLSVQPVSAAEWRAILELSGLPDPLTGGRRP
- a CDS encoding AsmA family protein, whose product is MKPAVKIIGWGLVLLCLGGLALFLLARVLITPERVRQAVVPVVERVFERPVEIGMVDIDLFSGITLDKLVVPAKGGEPLLQVDRVVLRYRFWALLTGQLMIDRVRLEHPVARLQRTAAGAWVFAGLPASAEQDTAVAPQTSPVPAPGGSDRDDGLPFKLLIRAVDVTNGQLDVTDRRLNPRAPYRFVLQNINLRVQNLSLENPFPIAVALELNGGRVELDGLLDPQRRKHDLQLRFTDFDLAPLAPYGKDLLPGIFSRAQLQGTLQFAGNRKDFSLGGELRLQQVYLELDALRNLPIQNAVLVIAPDLNVNRTTGLVTFGPTMISYNGISVRIQGNLDHLDKVPRAELRLSWQDQDMRAILNALPAGLLPQLGQLDPAGKISGSLGLRGPLDDPASLLQAGELTLDAVQVNLGRLRPALSGTLQLVGHGLASRKLQLRIGDETALLQLAVKDVTQKPLQLQSRFSAESFNFDKVFPATSLPDDTAASGDGGAGAVVPVDQRTRPVVSGSDEEPGPIEIPLVADGSVAVGAGVISGLEINNLQMDYHLADNRLQIRRLSADLADGKINSSGEIDLGKKGFAYRTDLQLQNVAVAPLLQVLLPDMAGSLSGRLSLQGTLSGRGVTRASLQRKLQGQGRLSLQDGIADGTRLSRGLVALLGLDQLRKIEMHQADGTFKIVAGKALVKGVIAGRDLRMAPEGSIRFGGRVDLALPTSLAPAVAAKLDRRGLFGRLIKDEQGWTLLPLKVEGTFDDPKVGLDSRRLGRMAEKQLIRKLEKKLQKKNNSSDTTGGGSLPEKLLKDTLRGLLGE